A window of Synechococcus sp. MEDNS5 contains these coding sequences:
- a CDS encoding Dps family protein yields MASTPTINIGISEAQRNEIAEGLSRLLADTYVLYGKTHGFHWNVTGPMFNTLHLMFMGQYTELWNALDVIAERIRALGVVAPHGGSTLAGLASIKEADQQPAALDMVRELVAGHEAVARTARSVFPLAEAASDEPTADLLTQRLQIHEKTAWMLRSLLEE; encoded by the coding sequence ATGGCCAGCACGCCCACCATCAACATCGGTATCTCAGAAGCCCAACGGAATGAGATCGCGGAAGGCCTCAGCCGTTTGCTTGCGGACACCTATGTGCTGTACGGCAAAACCCACGGTTTCCACTGGAACGTGACCGGCCCCATGTTCAACACCCTGCACCTGATGTTCATGGGGCAGTACACCGAACTCTGGAATGCTCTCGATGTGATCGCCGAGCGCATCCGGGCCCTGGGCGTGGTCGCACCCCACGGTGGTTCCACCCTGGCCGGCCTGGCATCGATCAAGGAAGCCGATCAGCAACCCGCAGCGCTCGACATGGTGCGCGAGTTGGTGGCCGGCCATGAAGCGGTGGCACGCACAGCCCGCAGCGTGTTCCCACTGGCCGAGGCTGCCAGTGATGAACCCACGGCTGACCTGCTCACCCAGCGTCTGCAGATTCACGAGAAGACCGCCTGGATGTTGCGCAGCCTCCTGGAGGAGTGA
- a CDS encoding CTP synthase codes for MAKFVFVTGGVVSSIGKGIVAASLGRLLKSRGYSVSILKLDPYLNVDPGTMSPYQHGEVFVTEDGAETDLDLGHYERFTDTAMSRLNSVTTGSIYQSVINKERRGDYNGGTVQVIPHITGEIRDRIHRVASNSNADVVITEIGGTVGDIESLPFLEAIREFRGDVGRHDLAYIHVTLLPYIGTSGELKTKPTQHSVKELRSIGIQPDVLVCRSDREINAELKRKIGGFCGVLERAVIPSLDADSIYAVPQTLEEQGLCREVLDVLNLTDHESDMSAWQQLVHKMRNPGPAVKVALVGKYVQLNDAYLSVVEALRHACLAQDASLDLHWVCAEEIENRGADALLHGMDAVVVPGGFGNRGVDGKVAAIRWAREQRIPFLGLCLGMQCAVIEWARNLAGLPDATSAELEPGTSHPVIHLLPEQQDVVDLGGTMRLGVYPCRIAEGSMADRLYGDEVVYERHRHRYEFNNAYRNLFLESGYRISGSSPDGRLVELIELPEHPFFTACQYHPEFLSRPGQPHPLFRGLIEAAQQRLPNSPSEIKATA; via the coding sequence ATGGCCAAGTTCGTCTTCGTCACCGGTGGAGTGGTCTCCAGCATCGGCAAGGGCATCGTGGCCGCCAGCCTTGGGCGGTTGCTGAAATCACGCGGATACAGCGTGTCGATCCTGAAGCTGGATCCCTACCTGAATGTGGATCCCGGCACCATGAGCCCGTATCAACACGGCGAGGTGTTCGTCACTGAGGACGGCGCCGAGACCGATCTTGATCTCGGCCACTACGAACGCTTCACCGACACGGCGATGTCACGCCTGAACAGCGTGACCACCGGCTCGATCTATCAGTCGGTGATTAACAAGGAACGCAGGGGCGACTACAACGGCGGCACCGTGCAGGTAATCCCGCACATCACGGGGGAGATCCGCGATCGCATTCACCGCGTTGCCTCCAACAGCAATGCGGATGTGGTGATCACCGAGATCGGCGGCACCGTGGGCGACATCGAATCCCTGCCCTTCCTCGAGGCCATTCGAGAATTCAGGGGGGATGTGGGTCGCCATGATCTGGCCTACATCCATGTGACCCTGCTGCCCTACATCGGCACCTCAGGCGAACTGAAGACCAAACCCACCCAGCACTCGGTGAAGGAGCTGCGCTCGATCGGCATCCAACCAGATGTGCTGGTGTGCCGCAGCGACAGGGAGATCAACGCTGAACTCAAACGCAAAATCGGCGGATTCTGTGGCGTGCTCGAGCGGGCCGTGATCCCCTCCCTCGATGCCGACAGCATTTATGCCGTGCCCCAGACCCTCGAAGAACAGGGGCTGTGCAGGGAAGTGCTGGATGTGCTCAATCTCACCGACCATGAGAGCGACATGAGCGCCTGGCAGCAGCTGGTGCACAAAATGCGCAACCCCGGTCCGGCCGTGAAGGTGGCCCTGGTCGGCAAGTACGTGCAACTCAATGACGCCTACCTCTCGGTGGTGGAAGCCCTGCGCCACGCTTGTCTCGCCCAGGATGCCTCCCTCGACCTGCACTGGGTCTGCGCGGAAGAGATCGAAAACCGCGGCGCTGATGCCCTGCTGCATGGCATGGATGCCGTGGTTGTACCGGGCGGCTTCGGCAACCGTGGTGTGGATGGCAAGGTGGCAGCAATCCGTTGGGCAAGGGAACAGCGCATTCCGTTCCTGGGGTTGTGCCTGGGCATGCAGTGCGCGGTGATCGAGTGGGCCCGGAACCTGGCTGGCTTACCGGATGCCACCAGTGCGGAACTGGAGCCCGGCACCAGCCATCCGGTGATTCACCTCCTGCCGGAACAGCAGGACGTGGTGGACCTGGGCGGCACCATGCGCCTCGGGGTGTACCCCTGCCGAATCGCTGAGGGCTCCATGGCCGATCGGCTCTATGGCGATGAAGTGGTGTACGAACGTCACCGCCATCGCTACGAGTTCAACAATGCCTACCGCAATCTCTTTCTTGAATCGGGGTATCGGATCAGCGGCAGCTCCCCAGACGGGCGCCTGGTGGAACTGATCGAACTACCGGAGCATCCGTTCTTCACGGCTTGCCAGTACCACCCGGAATTCCTCTCCCGGCCAGGCCAACCCCATCCCCTTTTCCGTGGCCTGATCGAAGCCGCCCAACAACGACTGCCGAACAGTCCCAGCGAAATCAAGGCCACGGCGTGA
- a CDS encoding 7-carboxy-7-deazaguanine synthase QueE codes for MSQGPPDSASLPVVETFHSLQGEGLHAGRSAFFIRLAGCSVGCSWCDTKHSWPAESHPLRPLQSLATEAAAAASDGAAFVVITGGEPLHHNLDALAQALRSACGLPLHLETSGVDPLSGDPDWITLSPKRHAPPRAELLSCCHELKVVVHNPADLLFADVVAAQAPQATWLLQPGWDSAEGQQLALDAARRNGHWRLSLQSHKWLGVR; via the coding sequence GTGAGTCAGGGTCCGCCGGATTCCGCCTCTCTCCCGGTGGTGGAGACCTTTCACTCCCTCCAGGGAGAGGGTCTCCATGCCGGCCGCAGTGCTTTCTTCATCCGCCTGGCGGGATGCAGCGTGGGCTGCAGCTGGTGCGACACCAAACACTCCTGGCCTGCTGAATCCCATCCGTTGAGGCCCCTCCAGAGCCTTGCCACCGAAGCAGCGGCTGCAGCCAGCGACGGTGCGGCCTTTGTGGTGATCACAGGCGGCGAACCGCTGCATCACAACCTCGACGCCCTCGCGCAGGCCCTGCGCAGCGCCTGCGGGCTGCCGCTGCATCTGGAAACCAGCGGTGTCGACCCGCTCAGTGGTGATCCCGACTGGATCACCCTTTCGCCGAAACGCCACGCGCCTCCCCGGGCGGAGCTACTGAGCTGCTGCCATGAACTGAAGGTGGTGGTGCATAATCCCGCCGACCTGCTGTTCGCTGACGTGGTGGCAGCGCAAGCGCCGCAGGCCACCTGGCTGCTGCAACCCGGATGGGACAGTGCTGAAGGGCAACAGCTTGCGCTCGATGCTGCACGCCGCAACGGCCATTGGCGACTCAGCCTGCAAAGTCACAAGTGGCTTGGGGTGCGTTGA
- a CDS encoding M23 family metallopeptidase produces MRLALLMALMLASGHGLHGHAQPQPPQRVPKRTGVSNLALLSSSRPRQLPSSHRPFRPGESLRLSYPLDRPAEEVQPYGWRYSNQRKRWRMHVGHDLIAPAATPVLAMLSGRVHLVQAISGYGLTVLLDHGRGWQTVYAHLQKADVRPGELVRAGERIGRVGRSGSASTDHLHVELRHLQGRQAYALDLAPLLPH; encoded by the coding sequence ATGCGCCTGGCGCTGCTCATGGCACTGATGCTGGCCAGCGGCCATGGGCTCCATGGGCACGCACAACCGCAGCCCCCGCAACGGGTGCCGAAGCGCACAGGGGTCTCCAACCTGGCGCTGCTCAGTTCCTCGCGGCCCCGGCAGCTACCCAGCTCCCACAGGCCCTTCCGGCCGGGGGAGTCGCTGCGGCTGAGCTATCCACTCGACCGGCCCGCCGAAGAAGTGCAGCCCTACGGCTGGCGCTACTCAAACCAGCGCAAGCGCTGGCGCATGCATGTGGGACACGACCTGATCGCTCCGGCCGCCACACCCGTGCTCGCCATGCTCTCCGGGCGGGTGCACCTGGTTCAGGCGATCAGTGGCTACGGCCTCACTGTTCTGCTGGACCATGGCCGGGGATGGCAGACCGTGTATGCCCACCTGCAGAAAGCAGATGTGAGGCCAGGTGAGCTGGTGCGGGCCGGTGAGCGCATCGGCCGCGTTGGCCGCAGCGGATCAGCCAGCACCGACCATCTGCACGTGGAGCTGCGACACCTGCAGGGACGGCAGGCCTATGCCCTTGATCTGGCACCGCTCCTTCCCCACTGA
- a CDS encoding peptidylprolyl isomerase has translation MDDLQPAVQASLAALGADTLDLLRRSDLLHSLVRRQLMEQATVELTPPDELVQKALINHCRQEQLNDEAALNSWLEERSLNRKELLHQLSLPLKLSKLSLDWFGVQAEARFLQRKEALDQATYSLLRVKDSGMAHELYLQLEAGEANFESLAKDHSEGPEKSSSGLVGPASLMRAHPRLRTALRTATPGVVLEPMLIEQWWVVTRLEERHEASFDDAMRQRMAEELLQNWLQMQTISVMKSFSNLGK, from the coding sequence ATGGATGATCTCCAGCCAGCCGTACAGGCCTCTCTCGCCGCCCTGGGTGCCGACACCCTCGACCTGCTGCGCCGCAGCGACTTGCTGCACTCGCTGGTTCGCCGCCAACTGATGGAACAAGCAACCGTCGAGCTCACGCCGCCGGATGAGCTGGTGCAGAAAGCCCTGATCAACCATTGCCGGCAGGAGCAGCTCAATGACGAAGCCGCCCTGAACAGCTGGCTTGAGGAGCGCAGCCTCAACAGAAAGGAACTGCTGCATCAACTCAGCCTCCCCCTGAAATTATCCAAGCTGTCCCTCGACTGGTTCGGAGTTCAGGCTGAAGCTCGGTTCCTTCAGCGCAAGGAAGCCCTGGATCAAGCGACCTACAGCCTGCTGCGCGTGAAGGACTCGGGCATGGCCCATGAGCTGTACCTGCAGCTGGAAGCTGGCGAAGCCAACTTTGAAAGCCTGGCCAAAGATCACAGCGAGGGGCCGGAAAAAAGCAGCAGTGGTCTGGTCGGACCGGCCAGCCTCATGCGCGCCCATCCCCGACTGCGTACTGCTTTGCGCACAGCCACCCCGGGCGTGGTGCTGGAGCCGATGCTGATCGAACAGTGGTGGGTGGTCACCCGGCTGGAGGAGCGCCACGAAGCCAGCTTTGATGACGCCATGCGTCAGAGGATGGCGGAGGAACTGCTTCAGAACTGGTTGCAAATGCAAACAATTTCAGTCATGAAATCGTTTTCAAATCTTGGAAAATAG
- a CDS encoding ABC transporter transmembrane domain-containing protein — protein MGQPLCEGRFIPGQVLLIETGNARLLGEQDGRLSTLTKLEAGSVIGVASLLRGAGCEDVRAASELVARCLSDEQFLELIQSDAAIAASCRHHLWEAELAAVLQNLLNRSPKQSRSLSSWLSELLPLAHLLEASDSSAVQSALSAQQRLFLASSPDNPDLGTPGDELQDTDAIAALPADRHGWPLRLIALPATALQDLEPDAAADTLLEAEVISPSPDSALSRSDIPQAPLRPPVSRFNQPGTDNRDFFVAGEGVVEETLACFQMLTKLMKLPFRRDAIERVLRDQLRRGQTPTLRLCGQIAAGLGLHVSGAKVAARMGLRLQTPTLVPWGEAFALAVRSDQRGLVLASPSQGFVELDAEQLDNAFPEGIDLLLLDRTSTTPEQTFGPSWFWPALKRYRGVLIQVLTASFVVQLFTLANPLLIQVIIDKVISQRSLDTLQVLGFALVAVTLLEGVLGSLKTYLFSETTNRIDQRLGAEVIDHLLRLPLGYFDRRPVGELGSRISELEKIRNFLTGQALTTVLDAAFSLIYIVVMLIYSWLLTLIALAVLPIQVGLTLLGAPLFRRQYRKAAEANASTQSHLVEVLTGIQTVKSQNVEMISRWTWQERYGKYISRSFEKTITGTALSQTSQVLQKISQLLVLWVGATLVLSGDLTLGQLIAFRIISGYVTQPLLRLSSIWQTIQELRVSFERLADVIDTPQESDDQDKAKVPLPPIEGAVSFDNLTFGFSPGTPPVLHDVSLQIKAGTFVGIVGQSGSGKSTLMKLLPRLYSPDQGRILIDGYDIDKVELYSLRRQIGIVPQDPLLFSGNVNENIALTQPDASSEEIVLAAQVACAHDFIMELPAGYSTPVGERGASLSGGQRQRIAIARTLLANPKLLVMDEATSALDYETERKVCDNLIQALHDCTVFFITHRLSTVRRADLIVVMHQGALVEQGTHDELMDRRGRYYALYRQQEAS, from the coding sequence TTGGGACAACCGCTCTGCGAAGGCCGCTTCATTCCCGGGCAGGTTCTGCTAATCGAAACGGGGAATGCTCGGCTGCTCGGTGAACAGGACGGTCGCCTCAGCACTCTCACCAAACTCGAAGCCGGCAGCGTGATCGGTGTGGCCTCGCTACTCCGCGGTGCCGGCTGTGAAGACGTTCGCGCCGCCTCGGAGCTCGTTGCGCGCTGCCTGAGCGATGAGCAGTTTCTCGAGTTGATACAGAGCGATGCAGCCATTGCCGCCAGCTGCCGTCATCACCTCTGGGAGGCGGAGTTAGCCGCTGTGCTGCAGAACCTGCTGAACAGGTCCCCCAAGCAATCCCGTTCCCTCAGCAGCTGGCTGAGTGAACTGCTGCCGTTGGCCCACCTCCTCGAGGCCTCGGACAGCTCAGCTGTGCAGTCAGCACTGAGCGCGCAACAGCGCCTGTTCCTCGCCAGCAGTCCGGACAATCCGGATCTCGGTACACCAGGCGATGAACTGCAGGACACCGATGCGATCGCGGCCCTTCCGGCAGACCGCCATGGCTGGCCCCTGCGCCTGATTGCCCTTCCGGCAACAGCATTACAGGACCTCGAGCCCGATGCAGCAGCTGACACCCTGCTCGAAGCGGAGGTGATCAGTCCATCCCCAGACAGCGCCCTGAGCCGAAGTGACATTCCCCAGGCACCGCTCCGTCCACCGGTGAGTCGGTTCAATCAACCAGGAACCGACAACCGCGATTTCTTCGTGGCCGGCGAAGGGGTGGTGGAGGAGACCCTGGCCTGTTTCCAGATGCTCACGAAGCTGATGAAGCTTCCGTTCCGGCGCGATGCCATCGAGCGGGTGCTGCGCGATCAGCTGCGCCGGGGGCAAACGCCCACCCTCAGGCTCTGCGGACAGATTGCAGCAGGCCTGGGGTTGCATGTCTCCGGCGCCAAGGTGGCCGCTCGGATGGGATTGCGCCTGCAGACTCCCACCCTGGTGCCCTGGGGGGAGGCGTTTGCCCTTGCCGTTCGCAGCGATCAGCGCGGACTGGTGCTCGCCTCCCCCAGCCAAGGGTTCGTGGAACTGGATGCCGAGCAGCTCGATAACGCATTCCCCGAAGGCATCGATCTGTTGCTGCTGGATCGCACCAGCACCACACCGGAACAGACCTTTGGCCCTTCCTGGTTCTGGCCAGCTCTGAAGCGCTACCGCGGGGTGCTGATTCAGGTGTTGACCGCCAGCTTTGTGGTGCAGCTGTTCACCCTGGCCAACCCCCTGCTGATTCAGGTGATCATCGACAAGGTGATCTCTCAGCGCAGCCTGGACACCCTGCAGGTGCTGGGCTTCGCCCTGGTGGCCGTCACCCTGCTGGAGGGGGTCCTTGGCAGTTTGAAAACCTATCTGTTCTCGGAAACCACCAACCGCATCGACCAGCGGCTGGGTGCGGAGGTGATCGACCACTTGCTGCGCCTCCCCCTCGGCTATTTCGACCGACGACCGGTGGGTGAGCTCGGGTCGCGCATCAGTGAGCTGGAGAAGATCCGCAACTTCCTCACCGGCCAGGCCCTCACCACGGTTCTGGATGCAGCTTTTTCGCTGATCTACATCGTGGTGATGCTGATTTACAGCTGGCTGCTCACCCTGATCGCCCTGGCGGTTCTGCCGATCCAGGTGGGACTCACCCTGCTGGGTGCCCCCCTGTTCCGGCGCCAATACCGCAAGGCCGCCGAGGCCAACGCCTCCACCCAAAGCCATCTGGTTGAGGTGCTCACCGGAATTCAAACGGTGAAAAGCCAGAACGTGGAAATGATCAGCCGCTGGACCTGGCAGGAGCGCTACGGGAAGTACATCAGCCGCAGCTTTGAGAAAACAATCACCGGCACGGCCCTGAGCCAGACCTCCCAGGTGCTCCAGAAGATCTCCCAGCTGCTTGTGCTGTGGGTGGGCGCCACCCTGGTGCTATCAGGCGATCTCACCCTTGGCCAGCTGATCGCGTTCCGGATCATCTCCGGCTATGTCACCCAACCACTGCTGCGCCTGTCCTCGATCTGGCAGACGATCCAGGAACTGCGCGTGAGCTTTGAGCGCCTGGCGGATGTGATCGACACCCCCCAGGAATCAGACGATCAGGACAAAGCCAAGGTGCCCCTGCCACCGATCGAGGGCGCCGTGAGCTTCGACAACCTCACGTTCGGCTTCAGCCCCGGCACCCCACCGGTGCTGCACGACGTGTCCCTGCAGATCAAAGCAGGCACCTTCGTGGGGATCGTGGGACAGAGCGGCAGCGGCAAGAGCACCCTGATGAAACTGCTACCGCGGCTGTACTCACCAGATCAGGGCCGCATCCTGATCGACGGCTACGACATCGACAAAGTGGAGCTTTATTCGCTGCGTCGCCAGATCGGCATCGTTCCCCAGGATCCCCTCTTGTTCTCCGGCAACGTGAACGAGAACATCGCCCTCACCCAGCCGGATGCCTCCAGTGAAGAGATCGTGCTCGCCGCGCAAGTGGCCTGTGCCCACGATTTCATCATGGAGCTGCCAGCCGGTTACAGCACACCGGTGGGCGAGCGGGGCGCCTCCCTCAGCGGTGGGCAGCGGCAGCGCATCGCCATCGCCCGAACCCTGCTGGCCAATCCCAAGCTTCTGGTGATGGATGAAGCCACCAGCGCTTTGGACTATGAAACCGAACGCAAGGTTTGCGACAACCTGATCCAGGCTCTGCACGACTGCACCGTTTTCTTCATCACCCACCGTCTGTCCACCGTGCGCCGAGCCGATCTGATTGTGGTGATGCACCAAGGAGCCCTGGTGGAGCAGGGAACCCACGATGAATTGATGGACCGTCGCGGTCGGTACTACGCCCTTTATCGCCAGCAGGAGGCCAGCTGA
- a CDS encoding HlyD family secretion protein, which yields MNPNNGPNDQEQSSPAGKLVKQARSALESRITTISDQENVLQQSRFWMKTVTWTLIGTTALGIGWLAVARTEEVVVAKGKLEPVGNVKDVRIPPGGVVEEILVKSGQRVSKGQALIRLDQESSAEQLKSLRQGLEEKTTQISQKEQQLQLKKLERVRTEELNREQVATTRANLGLEQEILTRLASLAKEGAVQDIQYLQQRNKVQELKGELTKRDLDGRRQINQIDQQIEQLNAELAGLRSERAQLNANLTDVRVTNKNQTLRAPVDGIVFDLKLNNPGFVSQAMSSEVALKVVPFNTLEADVEIPSNKIGFVRPGQPADISIDSFPATDFGVLAGTVQAVGSDALAPDPQQMRQEYTYPAVIKLDSQQLKLNDGKELPLQVGMSLTANIKLRSVSYLQLLLNTFQSKTDSLRQL from the coding sequence ATGAATCCCAACAACGGACCGAACGATCAGGAGCAGTCCAGCCCGGCCGGGAAGCTGGTGAAGCAGGCCCGCTCAGCCCTTGAAAGCCGCATCACCACGATTTCCGACCAGGAAAACGTGCTGCAGCAAAGCCGCTTCTGGATGAAGACGGTGACCTGGACCCTGATCGGCACCACCGCACTGGGCATCGGCTGGCTCGCCGTTGCCCGCACCGAGGAAGTGGTGGTGGCCAAGGGCAAACTGGAACCGGTGGGCAACGTGAAGGATGTGCGCATTCCGCCCGGTGGCGTGGTGGAGGAGATCCTGGTGAAAAGTGGCCAACGGGTGAGCAAGGGGCAGGCCTTGATCCGCCTCGATCAAGAAAGTTCCGCTGAACAGCTGAAATCACTCAGACAAGGGCTGGAAGAAAAAACAACCCAAATCAGCCAGAAAGAGCAGCAGTTGCAGCTCAAAAAACTGGAGCGCGTCCGCACCGAAGAACTGAACCGGGAACAGGTGGCCACAACCCGGGCCAATCTCGGACTCGAGCAAGAGATTCTCACGCGCCTGGCAAGCCTGGCCAAGGAGGGCGCCGTGCAAGACATTCAATACCTGCAACAGCGCAACAAGGTGCAGGAGCTCAAGGGCGAACTCACCAAACGGGATCTGGATGGACGCCGTCAGATCAACCAGATCGATCAACAGATTGAACAACTCAATGCCGAGCTCGCAGGACTGCGCAGCGAACGGGCCCAGCTGAACGCGAACCTCACCGACGTGCGGGTCACCAACAAAAACCAGACCCTGCGCGCTCCGGTGGATGGAATCGTGTTTGATCTCAAACTCAACAACCCCGGCTTTGTCTCCCAGGCCATGTCATCGGAGGTGGCCTTGAAGGTGGTTCCCTTCAACACCCTGGAAGCCGATGTGGAGATCCCCAGCAACAAGATCGGTTTCGTACGCCCTGGCCAACCAGCCGATATCAGCATCGATTCCTTCCCCGCCACAGACTTCGGCGTGCTGGCCGGAACCGTGCAAGCGGTCGGCTCGGACGCCCTCGCCCCTGACCCCCAGCAGATGCGTCAGGAATACACCTATCCGGCAGTGATCAAGCTTGATAGCCAGCAACTCAAACTCAACGACGGCAAGGAGTTACCTCTGCAGGTGGGCATGTCGCTAACGGCCAACATCAAACTGCGCAGCGTCAGCTATCTGCAGCTCCTGCTGAATACATTCCAAAGCAAAACTGATTCCCTGAGGCAGCTCTGA
- a CDS encoding ecotin family protein, producing the protein MAFSQSLTTISRAFAGASLILVSALDPVAAIPRLNLSGYPQPAPGLQRWVIQPSGLLPKTTDPLVSAHPLDWRIQLIVGQEVTLDCNLQRLSGPGMTMRMLPQASGKALFEVGGPLRVISTKKACPPGEPVKRSFLSLGLQPYLVPYNPSWPIVVDLPEGAELRWRLWKAETRQQKAVKL; encoded by the coding sequence ATGGCCTTCTCTCAGTCTCTGACGACGATCTCCAGGGCTTTTGCCGGGGCCTCCTTGATCCTGGTGAGTGCTCTCGACCCCGTGGCAGCAATCCCCCGCTTGAACCTGAGCGGTTATCCGCAACCGGCACCGGGATTGCAGCGCTGGGTGATCCAGCCGTCCGGGCTGCTGCCGAAGACCACCGATCCGCTGGTTTCAGCCCATCCGCTCGACTGGCGCATTCAGTTGATCGTGGGCCAGGAGGTGACCTTGGATTGCAACCTTCAGAGGTTGTCCGGTCCTGGGATGACCATGCGCATGCTGCCCCAGGCGTCGGGCAAGGCCCTGTTTGAAGTGGGGGGACCGTTGCGCGTGATCAGCACCAAAAAGGCTTGCCCACCTGGAGAGCCCGTGAAACGCTCGTTCCTCTCCCTGGGCCTGCAGCCCTATCTGGTGCCTTACAACCCGTCATGGCCGATTGTGGTGGATTTGCCAGAGGGTGCCGAACTGCGTTGGCGCCTCTGGAAAGCGGAAACCCGCCAGCAGAAAGCAGTGAAGCTTTGA
- the queC gene encoding 7-cyano-7-deazaguanine synthase QueC yields the protein MTDSTAIALLSGGLDSATAAALAQEAGYRVIGLSFDYGQRHRRELQAAEEIAQVLNLFEHHIISVNLASWGGSSLTDTTQSLPTDGVREGTIPSTYVPGRNTVFISIGLSLAEARSATQVVLGINAVDYSGYPDCRPDYLNAFQTLADLSSKVGREGRGPRLWAPLVVWSKQKIVEEALRLGVPIERTWSCYSGGDHPCGVCDSCRIRDAALRDAGRPDLCSSNSR from the coding sequence ATGACCGATTCCACCGCGATCGCCCTGCTCTCCGGAGGGCTCGACTCCGCCACTGCCGCTGCGCTGGCTCAGGAAGCCGGTTATCGCGTGATCGGCCTGTCGTTCGATTATGGCCAGCGCCACCGCCGGGAACTTCAGGCCGCTGAGGAGATCGCCCAGGTCCTGAACCTGTTCGAACATCACATCATCAGCGTGAACCTGGCGAGCTGGGGAGGGTCATCCCTCACGGACACAACGCAATCTCTTCCCACCGATGGGGTCCGGGAGGGCACGATTCCCAGCACCTACGTGCCCGGTCGCAACACAGTGTTCATCAGCATCGGCCTGAGCCTGGCGGAAGCCCGCAGTGCCACACAAGTGGTGTTGGGCATCAATGCCGTGGATTACTCCGGCTATCCGGATTGCCGACCGGATTACCTCAACGCCTTTCAGACGTTGGCAGATCTCAGCAGCAAGGTGGGCCGGGAAGGTCGGGGCCCGCGCCTATGGGCACCACTGGTGGTGTGGAGCAAACAAAAAATTGTGGAAGAAGCACTACGCCTGGGGGTCCCGATCGAACGCACCTGGAGCTGTTACAGCGGCGGTGATCACCCCTGCGGCGTGTGTGACAGCTGCCGGATCCGCGATGCCGCGCTGCGGGATGCCGGTCGCCCTGATCTCTGCAGCAGCAACAGCCGATGA
- a CDS encoding anthranilate synthase component I family protein, translating into MTLLRRRLPWINPTRAAAALARHHGEQGLVWLDGDGGPLGQRITLAVDPVEQHCCRGLPGDSGARNPFTTLRELTAGHWTGWLSYDAAAWTEPGNPWRRDPMASLWIARHDPVLRFDLQARELHLEGIDPSRHAAMAQLLETQPIEAIPSEASTKQPLGCTWQRQSDREAFMAGVMRIRELIASGDLFQANLTSCASAELQDPISNLNLYERLRQRCPAPFSGVLIGGGAAAGEAVLSTSPERFLQVNPEGAVQTRPIKGTRPRHADPLIDDALAAELVCSAKDRAENVMIVDLLRNDLGRVCKPGSVQVPDLVRLESYARVHHLTSVVTGQLRAGTTWVDLLEASWPGGSITGAPKLRACQRLQELEPLGRGPYCGSILHIDWDGGFDSNILIRSLLRKDHQLRLHAGCGIVADSDPAEEAEELNWKLLPLLEALA; encoded by the coding sequence ATGACCCTGCTGCGCAGGCGACTGCCCTGGATCAACCCCACCAGAGCGGCGGCGGCGCTGGCCCGCCACCACGGTGAGCAGGGACTGGTCTGGCTCGATGGTGACGGTGGCCCCCTCGGGCAACGCATCACCCTGGCGGTGGACCCCGTCGAGCAGCACTGCTGCCGCGGCCTGCCTGGAGATTCCGGCGCCCGCAATCCCTTCACCACTCTGCGGGAGCTGACAGCGGGGCACTGGACCGGTTGGCTGAGTTACGACGCCGCCGCCTGGACAGAACCCGGCAACCCATGGCGCCGGGACCCGATGGCCAGCCTCTGGATCGCCCGCCACGACCCTGTGCTGCGCTTTGACCTGCAGGCCAGAGAGCTTCACCTGGAAGGCATCGACCCCTCTCGCCATGCCGCGATGGCACAACTGCTGGAGACCCAGCCAATCGAAGCCATCCCATCCGAAGCCAGCACGAAGCAGCCGCTGGGCTGCACCTGGCAACGCCAAAGCGACCGTGAAGCCTTCATGGCCGGGGTGATGCGCATCCGCGAACTGATCGCCAGTGGCGATCTGTTTCAGGCGAATCTCACTAGCTGTGCCAGTGCCGAGCTGCAAGACCCGATCAGCAACCTCAACCTGTACGAACGCCTGCGTCAACGTTGCCCGGCCCCATTCAGCGGTGTGCTGATCGGCGGCGGAGCGGCCGCCGGCGAAGCGGTGCTCTCCACCTCCCCAGAGCGGTTCCTGCAAGTGAATCCGGAGGGCGCTGTGCAGACCCGACCGATCAAGGGCACCCGTCCACGCCATGCCGACCCCTTGATCGACGATGCCCTCGCAGCGGAGCTGGTGTGCAGCGCCAAGGACCGGGCCGAAAACGTAATGATCGTGGATCTGCTGCGCAACGATCTCGGTCGCGTCTGCAAACCGGGATCCGTGCAGGTGCCGGACCTGGTACGGCTTGAAAGCTATGCCCGTGTGCATCACCTCACCTCGGTGGTGACCGGCCAGTTGCGCGCCGGCACCACTTGGGTGGATCTGCTTGAAGCCAGCTGGCCGGGGGGCTCGATCACGGGCGCTCCCAAGCTGCGCGCCTGCCAGCGACTGCAGGAGCTAGAGCCTCTGGGCCGAGGCCCCTACTGCGGCTCGATCCTGCACATCGACTGGGATGGCGGCTTCGACAGCAACATCCTGATCCGCTCCCTCCTGCGCAAGGACCACCAGCTCCGTCTGCACGCGGGATGCGGGATCGTGGCCGACTCCGATCCTGCAGAAGAGGCGGAGGAACTCAACTGGAAACTGCTGCCCCTGCTGGAGGCGCTGGCATGA